In Oryza sativa Japonica Group chromosome 8, ASM3414082v1, the sequence ccgcgcgccgcgccagatccggcgcgccgccgccgctcgccggagacGCACGCGGGGCGTGGCCCCCGCTACTGCGCcgcggaaggaggaggagggggaaggggggtgGCGcaatggcgcggcggtggcggccgtcgCACCTGGTGCTCGTGGCGGGGGCCGCCTacctcctcctcatctccctCAAGTTCCGCCGCGTGCTCgacctcgccaccgccgacctcgccgccaccgacgccgccttctcctccccttcctcctccgacCACCTCCCCCCGCTCCCggtctccaccaccaccaccacctccacctcccccggGAACGGGAACGGCAACGCGACGCTGTTCCAGGTCCAGCCCTTCTGGCACCGCTACGACCGCGTCTCCCTCCCGGACATCGTGGCGCGCAACCGCTCGGCGCTCGACCGCATGGCCGACGACGCGTGGGCGCTCGGCCTCACCGCGTGGGAGGACGCCGCGGCCTTCGCGGGCGACCCGtgggagctcgccgccgtcgacaccGCCACCACCGACAAATGCCCCTCCGCCGTctccgtgcgcgcgcgcgggagggtcGTCTTCCTGCCctgcggcctcgccgccggctcctCCGTCACCGTCGTCGGCACGCCCAGGGCCGCCCACAAGGAGTACGTGCCGCAGCTGGCCAGGATGCGCCAGGGGGATGGCACCGTGCTCGTCTCCCAGTTCATGGTCGAGCTTCAGGGGCTTCGCGCCGTCGACGGTGAGGACCCGCCCAGGATACTGCACCTCAACCCCAGGTTGAGAGGGGATTGGAGCCAGCGACCAATCATCGAGCACAATACCTGCTATAGGATGCAGTGGGGCTCCGCGCAGCGCTGCGATGGGTCGCCGCCCGAGGACAACGACGATAAGGGTATGATTTGCTCTTCTAAATCTAGCTTGGATCTTAATTTTGATGTCTGGTGATAACTTACTACTACTGATGTTGTCGTTGGCATACATACATTTATACCTGTGGAAGTTAGGAATGAATTGCTTGTGTTCTCATGTTAACAGAACGAGTAGTTACCAGTCCAACGCAATGCTTATTTAAGGAACCTATAATGTATAGTACGGATTAACCATCACAAACAAATGAGTATGTAgtgtttagtactccctccgtttcaggttataagactttctagcattgcccacattcgtatagatgttaatgaatcaaggcacatatatatgtctagattcattaacatatatacgaatatgaacaatgctagaaagtcttataacttgaaatggaggaagtagctcTTACCGAATTGAATCCTCAAAATGCCTAATGCACCAGGAAGTTTTAAGGTGTTGTAAATTTTCATACAATTTCACTTTTGACATGAGGTGAGAATGTTGTGTTTAGTGTAGGTAACACTATACTTTGACCCTCAGGTTAACATATTTGGCTAAAGCATACAATTTTGTATTTTTGGTCAGTTGATGGGTTCACCAAATGTGAAAAATGGATACGTGATGATGTTGTTGACACAAAGGAGTCCAAGACAACTTCATGGTTGAAGAGGTTCATTGGGCGTGCAAAGAAACCTGCAATGACATGGCCATTCCCTTTTGTAGAAGACAGGCTATTTGTTCTTACTATGCAAGCTGGAGTTGAAGGTTTCCATATATATGTTGGTGGAAGACATGTGACCTCCTTCCCTTACAGACCAGTATGCTCTCTAGTCATGTTCATCCGGCTATTTATCTGTTGTGATAATTACAAGAAACACTTACGGGTAGCCGTGATCATTTCCAGGGCTTCACTCTTGAAGATGCAACAGGGTTATTTGTTAAGGGCGATGTGGATGTTCATTCAGTTTATGCCACTGCACTTCCTATGTCTCATCCCAGTTTTTCACTTCAACAAGTTCTTGAGATGTCAGAAAAATGGAGGACCCGACCACTACCAAAAGAtccagtttttctttttattggaATACTCTCTGCTTCTAATCATTTCGCTGAGCGAATGGCTGTTAGAAAAACATGGATGCAAAGTTCAGAAGTCCGGTCATCTAAAGTGGTTGCCCGATTCTTTGTTGCACTGGTAAGCATATTCATCCAAAAATAATTGAATTTATAAGACATAGCATGTTAACAAAGCAAAGAAAGTTAAAGAGCGgctatctctctttctctcagaaaagaaaagaccatTTATGTTAAAGTATTCATGTCAATCTATTCTACACTCAAGTTGTTGACTTACAGAACTGATTCTGTTTAAGGTTATGACTGAGGATGCTTGTGTgctaagttaaaaaaaatgtatcttCAGATTCTCTACTGGTCTTCTAAGTTTCATTCTGCATGGTTATATGGATTTTCTTTATGTGTAGAATGGGATGATGGAAGCATGAACCGTAAAAATGTAGGTACATATTTGAACTTTCCAATGTGCAGATGATTCTGTGTTTTCATATACACAACATCTCTAGTCTTGTAATACTTTATCTCTAATTGTTCATATAGGTATTCACTACCTTATCATTTATTCATACCTTGTTAAATGTCTAAAAAAATGCAAATTGTTGATCGTGCGCGCCAGCGATGGTTATATATCGGTTGATTGTTTGCCATCTCATAGAAGAAACAAACAAATTCAAAAGTGTAGTAGGAAATGAGGTGATTGCTGCGATCTTATTCATTACAAATTGTGGTTGCAGAATTCAAGGAAAGAGGTCAATGTAATGCTTAAGAGAGAAGCTGAATACTTTGGAGACATTGTAATTTTGCCATTTATAGATCGTTATGAGTTGGTGGTTCTCAAGACAATCGCTATTTGCGAGTACGGGGTGAGCCACTCTTGCTTAATCTTCTATTGTTGCTCTTCCGCCAATATTCTAAACCAAAGTAAGAATAGCTGTATGCCTGTACAGAAATTATGATACACACATAATTTATTCCCATCAGTAGATACTTGCTTATGAATGGGCTTATTGCAAACCTCAATAGTGGGAGCAGGTGGCCATTGGCCTGTTTGGAAGGGCCTAAGCTTAAGATGAAAGCTACTAGAAGCTAAGCCCTCCCAAACAATTTATTGTTATATAAACTTCTCAGAAACCCATGCTGTAGTCAGGAGCTAAACCACTTGCATACAGCTCTTAAGACAAGTATCTTCTTGTAGAAACTAAGACCTCCAAACATCGCTTGTGGCTTACAGACAGACATGATGAAGTTTATGCAAATTTTAGTTACCATCAAAAGCATGCTCACTAATAAGTATAGTGTCGATAAATAACAAACCTGACGTCTGTCATTCCCTTTGCCTTGCAGGTCCAAAATTTGGCTGCTGTACATATCATGAAATGTGACGATGATACATTTGTGAGGGTAGATGTGGTTGTCAGACACATCAAGTTGAACAATGGTGGCAGGCCATTATATATGGGGAACCTCAACCTCTTGCATAGGCCCTTGAGAATGGGTAAATGGACAGTTACAACAGAGGTAATACCCTCTGTCTCTGTTGTTTTTCCTCAAATTAGTCAATTCAACTTTGAAGTTCACTCATTTGATAGCGTTTCATATTCTGTTTATATTTGATCCCTCCCTTTTTTACTAACCAAGGAAACTATCTACTCCTTTGCAACTGTGTTTATTCTGTTCATGAACACCCTCATGACTTTCGATGCAGGAGTGGCCTGAAGACATCTATCCACCTTATGCAAATGGACCCGGTTATGTGATTTCTGGTGACATAGCGAAATTCGTCGTGTCTCAGCATGCCAACCAGAGCTTAAGGGTGAGCTTCCGATGACGCCTATCACGTATAACTTTTATGGCGATGTATTGATCGGTTTCCCTTTTTGGGTCATGCACTGCAGCTATTCAAGATGGAGGACGTAAGCATGGGGCTGTGGGTTGAGAAGTTCAACTCCACGTCTCCTGTCAAGTATTCCCACAGCTGGAAGTTCTGCCAGTACGGCTGCCTGGAGAACTATTACACGGCGCATTACCAGTCACCGAGGCAAATGCTGTGCCTCTGGGACAAGCTGGTCCAGGGCCGAGCATCCTGCTGCAACTACAGATAGCGAGACGACAAATGGATTAAATCAGTCACTCGACTTTAGCATTCCTCCTCCACCTGCCGGTTATTTTGGTTGGTGGGGTGGCTGGCTGGTGTTCTCTTTTTTGACACGAAGAATCACCTGACAATAGCTTAGCTGCTGCAATGTTGACTCGATCGAGCTCATCGCTTCACATGGCTGTGATGTTGGGGCTTGAAGATTAGGCAGCTCCGGTCCATGGTTCCATGCATTTGCCTGATTTCCATTCGCCATCTCGTGGCGTCTATGTCCTTATTCCTGTAATTGATCCCAATTTTGATGTAGTAGATGATCAGATCAGCATATTATTAGATATATATGCCTGTTCTTGTAGCCTAGAATCCTAGAAACTTGGACAGAATCCTGATGATGCTAAAAATCATCTCTGTTCTTCTCTTTCTTGTAAAAGATAGCCTCTTTTTTTCTCCACTCATGAGTTCCATCGATGATGTATTTTCTCTGTCATTGCTATTCTTGGATAGCACCCACTCAACTGTTGAAGAAACTAAACTAGATTTGTTGTCATTTGTGttatctctcttttttccccccCATTTTGACGCTTTATGCTACAAAATGACTACTGAGATCAGTGCCATttcttattactccctccagtcATATATATTGAACGTTTAGGTAAAATTTGGTTATTTCAAACTCTGATCGTCAAGAACTTCCTAAATGTTTAGttttaaaacaaaaaagaacataGTATGAGTAGATTTAATAGAATCATATGATATCATAAACTTACTAGATTAAATTCATTCTAAATATAGGCAGTGTCTAGTTCctttcaaacttctaaaaatttcgtcacatcaaatgttttgaCACacgcatggagcattaaatgtggacgaaaaaaatcaattacacattttgcatgtaaattgcgagacaaatcttttgagcctaattacgccataatttgataatgtgatgctacaataaatatttggtaatgacggattaattaggcttaataaattcgtctcgcagcttacaggtggaatctgtaatttgttttgttattagtctacgtttaatacttcaaatgtgtgtccgtataattaaaaaaaaattaaaaattttggcacacgaactaaacacggccatagcATTAGTAgctaaagttttaaaattttgaccaaatctcGCTTTAAActtcaaatatatttatagcgaGACGTCGGATGAAAATGAACGGTGGATACGGCGGGTACACTCTGCAAGCCTGTGAACCCAGTAGTCCAGCAGTACTCACCATGGCCGCGCTGCGACTGCCAAGAGCGCCGACCAccgcggcgctcgccgccggcgtccccCACCGGTTCCCGGCACCGGAGGGggagcctccgccgccgcgcggccccaACAGGGCGCACCTCAACGCGCTGCTCACGTCgtacggccgccgcggccgcctccgcgACGCCCAGCTCCTGTTCGACCAAATGCCCAGCCGCGACGTCATCTCCTGGACCGCCCTCCTCACCGCCTACGCCGACGGGGGAGACCTCGCCTCCGCGCGCCTCGTCTTCGACGACATGCCCCGCCGCAACGCCCCGTCCTGGAACGCGCTGCTCTCCGTCTACCTCcgcgcggcgcgcccgcggGCTGCCCACGCGCTCTTCTACAAGATGCCGGCCAAGAACGCGGTGTCCTACGGTGCCATCATCTCGGGGCTCGCCAAGGCGGAGATGCTGCATGAGGCGGAGTTGGTGTATGAGGAGATGCCATGGCAGTGGCGTGACCCAGTAGGGTCGAATGCGCTGATGGCTGGGTACTTGAGGGTCGGGGAGCTTGCCATGGCACTGAGGGTGTTCGAGGGAATGACGGTGAGGGATGTCATTTCCTGGAGCGCCATGGTCGATGGCCTCTGTAAACATGGGAGTGTGTCAGAGGCGAGGAGGGTGTTTGACGCCATGCCAGAGCGGAATGTGGTGTCTTGGACTTCGATGATTCGGGGATATGTGAAACGTGGGATGTGCAGAGATGGTCTCCTCCTGTTCCTGAATATGAGAAGAGAAGGTGTTCAGGTTAACACAACGACACTCTCAGTTGCGCTGGATGCTTGTGCTGCGGCCAGTCTTGCCAGAGAAGGGATTCAGATTCACAATTTGATTATATCAATGGGATTTGAGCTGGATATTTTCTTGGGTGATTCAATAATCATAATGTATTCTCGTTTTGGTTGGATGGTTGATGCAAAAAGGGCGTTCGACTGCATGCAGCAGAAAGACATAGTATCATGGAACTCACTGATCACAGGTTACGTTCAGCATGACATGGTTGAAGAAGCACATGTGCTGTTCAAGTTGATGCATCAGAAGGATGCTGTTTCTTGGACATCAATGGTTGTTGGGTTTGCTAACAGGGGTTGGATGAGGGAATCTGTTGAACTTTTCGAGCAAATGCCAGTAAAAGACGAGGTCGCTTGGACTGCGATCATTTCTAGTTTTATCACAAATGGGGACTATCTAAGTGCAGTGCGGTGGTTTTGCCGCATGTCACAAGAAGGATGCAAACCTAACACAATAGCTTTCAGTTGTCTGCTGAGTGCTTTGGCTAGCCTGGCAATGTTGAATCAGGGAAGGCAAGCTCATGCATATTCGATCAACATGGGATGGGTGTTTGACTCTGCCGTTCACACTTCTTTGGTATCGATGTATGCAAAATGTGGAAGGTTGGCTGAGGCTTATCATGTTTTCTCAAGCATTAGCAACCCAAGCCTTATTGCTATTAATTCTATGATTACAGCATTTGTGCAACATGGTTTCGTTGAAGATGCGCTGAAACTATTTACCAAAATGCAAAATGCTGGATACAAGCCTAATCATGTTACATTTTTAGGAATTCTGACTGGTTGCGCACGTGCTGGTTTTGTTCAACAAGGTTACAACTACTTTGAATCAATGAGACCAGTTTATGGTGTAGAGCCAAACCCTGAGCACTACACATGTATGGTTGATCTTTTAGGTCGTGCAGGCCTCCTTGCTGAAGCACTGGAAATGATTAACTCAATGCCCCAGAATGATCATTCTGATGCATGGGCAGCTTTGCTCAGTGCTAGTAGTCTCCATTCTAATCTCGCTTTTGCAAAAATAGCAGCACAGAAGCTTCTTGAGAAGGATCCTTACGATGCAACGGCTTACACAGTCCTGTCAAGGATGTTCTCCTCAGCAGGGATGGAGGATGAAGAAATGCTAAAAGTTGTACAGCTATCCAACTTGGCCAGTAAGAGGCCTGGTTATAGCCTTATTATGCAGGATAAGGCCACTGAAATATAACACATACTGAGAACCTTCTAGTTGACTAGTTCTAGATCTCTGACCGATGAAAACAAGAATGATCATGTTACATGGCACTGCTAAATGAGAATTAGGATGGCATAAAAAAGATATCACATGACTTGTACATAATGCCTAAAATGTGGATATCTGACCAGGTGCTTGGTGATATGCTGTTGGCCCAGAACTCGAGATCCATTTTTCTGGCAGGTCCTTATTTCTTATAGGATTAAGTTTGTCCATTTTGATGCAGCTGAGTTTTCACCCTTAACTATGAAATCATCTAACTTGCACTCTTCAACTACCAAAATGGGCACAAATAACTCCTTTTCACCACAAAAAAATGTCTTATTTGGCCAGAATAACACTGGTGGTTTTAAGGGTAGGGGTTACACTGATTTTGATAGTTAAAGGGTGAACAATAGATCCTTTCTTTTCTGAGGGTAACAATTAGATAGTATTGTAGTTCATGAATTTACAGTATTTGTTATTTAAGACCTGTCATAATCTTTATATTGATTCCATCTTCTTTTTAAAGTTTAGACAGTAAATGGAAGATTGATACACGGAATTCATCTGCTACAGGAAAGCATTGAAGAATAGTTGTATTGTTGGTTGCTGTTTGCTTAAATTCAAGAACATTTATGCAGGAGATTGTCTTCCGATCATCAATTGATGAAGAAGCCAGTTCATGAGTCATGTCTGCATGTTATTTGTGGTAGATGAAGTAGGAGATGTATTCTAAATAGCTACCATCAAGATACAGTCATGTTGACAGGAAAAGGCAGAGCACCAATCGTCAATAGTATAATCTTGCTCCTGAATGTCATCTATGCGTTACTTACAGAAATGTGCAAAAAATGAATTGCACTGAGCACATTGCTGAATAACAGTATGGAAGAGAACTTTTTTTTGGGTGAGCACATCTGAAGAGACTTTCTTTTATAttcattccctcttctttttcctTGGCATTTTCAGTGCTCTGCATCACACCATCTGTCATGTCAAGATCATGACGTTTATTATATGATGTTAGTTGAGATGTTGAACAATATAGATCAGCACAAGAATCATGACCAGTCTAATTCTGTAACCAATTCGCTTCAACTTTAGTCACTTGATTTGCTTTATCATAGAGCTTGATGAGATCCCATAAATAGGACTATAATTGCCATCTGTTTCTGTACCATGGATCCTTTTCTTCTTTCCATCATCTTATGCTCATGGATCTTTGTTGTAGTGTCCTGGAAAAAGCTCAATTGCATGAGGCGAAGGCTTCCACCTGGACCTCCAAGGTGGCCAATCTTTGGTAACCTTCTCCAGTTGAGCCCTCTTCCCCACAAAGACTTCGCTCGATTCTGCACCAAGTATGGCCCCCTGGTCTATCTTCGTCTTGGAACCATCGATGCCATCACCACTGATGACCCTGAAGTCATCCGTGAGATACTCATCCGGCAAGATGAGGTATTTGCTTCACGGCCTCGGACCTTGGCCGCTGTTCACCTTGCCTATGGGTGCGGTGATGTGGCCCTTGCTCCGCTGGGGCCGAACTGGAAGAGGATGAGGAGGGTTTGCATGGAGCACTTGCTGACAACCAAGCGGCTTGAATCTTTTGCTGCTCACCGAGCACTGGAGGCTGAGCACCTCTGTCAGTTTGTGTGGGCTAAAGCCCAGTCAGGGAAACCTGTGAATCTCAGAGAGGTTCTTGGGGCCTTCTCGATGAACAACGTGACAAGGATGTTGCTAGGGAAACAGTACTTTGGTCTGCAGTCAGCAGGCCCTGGTGAAGCAATGGAGTTCATGCACATCACCCATGAACTGTTCTGGCTGCTGGGCCTGATCTATCTTGGGGACTACTTGCCAGCCTGGAGGTGGCTTGATCCATATGGGTGTgagaagaagatgagggagGTTGAGAAGAAGGTGGACGACTTCCACCAGAAGATTATTGATGAGCACAGGAAGGCTAGGGAGGCCAAGAAGAGTGCATCCCTTGATGATGATAACAAAGAAGACATGGACTTTGTTGATGTACTGCTTTCTTTGCCCGGCGAGAACGGAAAAGAGCACATGGACGACGTCGAGATCAAAGCTTTGATGCAGGTATGTTTACTGTTTTTGTTATTCTAGTCTAGTTCTAAGTTCATTTGTTTTTTAACTAAGCCATCACTGTGTTTGTTGTTATAGTCTATtcttgaaattgaaatgatttGCTAGCTGCCATTATGTTTGCAACAAATCTAGCCACGTTAATGTTATCTCCTTTGAGATTCAACCAATAGATGACTTGgttcttttaaagaaaataataaaagggaAGGTAATTAAAGATCTGTTTTCACAGCAGAGTTTTTGGTTCTTCTGTTGTTATGAGCTATGTTTGCTTTTCGGATTGAATTTATCTGTTACTTCTGGCA encodes:
- the LOC4344592 gene encoding hydroxyproline O-galactosyltransferase GALT2, with product MARRWRPSHLVLVAGAAYLLLISLKFRRVLDLATADLAATDAAFSSPSSSDHLPPLPVSTTTTTSTSPGNGNGNATLFQVQPFWHRYDRVSLPDIVARNRSALDRMADDAWALGLTAWEDAAAFAGDPWELAAVDTATTDKCPSAVSVRARGRVVFLPCGLAAGSSVTVVGTPRAAHKEYVPQLARMRQGDGTVLVSQFMVELQGLRAVDGEDPPRILHLNPRLRGDWSQRPIIEHNTCYRMQWGSAQRCDGSPPEDNDDKVDGFTKCEKWIRDDVVDTKESKTTSWLKRFIGRAKKPAMTWPFPFVEDRLFVLTMQAGVEGFHIYVGGRHVTSFPYRPGFTLEDATGLFVKGDVDVHSVYATALPMSHPSFSLQQVLEMSEKWRTRPLPKDPVFLFIGILSASNHFAERMAVRKTWMQSSEVRSSKVVARFFVALNSRKEVNVMLKREAEYFGDIVILPFIDRYELVVLKTIAICEYGVQNLAAVHIMKCDDDTFVRVDVVVRHIKLNNGGRPLYMGNLNLLHRPLRMGKWTVTTEEWPEDIYPPYANGPGYVISGDIAKFVVSQHANQSLRLFKMEDVSMGLWVEKFNSTSPVKYSHSWKFCQYGCLENYYTAHYQSPRQMLCLWDKLVQGRASCCNYR
- the LOC4344593 gene encoding pentatricopeptide repeat-containing protein At1g53600, mitochondrial, with amino-acid sequence MAALRLPRAPTTAALAAGVPHRFPAPEGEPPPPRGPNRAHLNALLTSYGRRGRLRDAQLLFDQMPSRDVISWTALLTAYADGGDLASARLVFDDMPRRNAPSWNALLSVYLRAARPRAAHALFYKMPAKNAVSYGAIISGLAKAEMLHEAELVYEEMPWQWRDPVGSNALMAGYLRVGELAMALRVFEGMTVRDVISWSAMVDGLCKHGSVSEARRVFDAMPERNVVSWTSMIRGYVKRGMCRDGLLLFLNMRREGVQVNTTTLSVALDACAAASLAREGIQIHNLIISMGFELDIFLGDSIIIMYSRFGWMVDAKRAFDCMQQKDIVSWNSLITGYVQHDMVEEAHVLFKLMHQKDAVSWTSMVVGFANRGWMRESVELFEQMPVKDEVAWTAIISSFITNGDYLSAVRWFCRMSQEGCKPNTIAFSCLLSALASLAMLNQGRQAHAYSINMGWVFDSAVHTSLVSMYAKCGRLAEAYHVFSSISNPSLIAINSMITAFVQHGFVEDALKLFTKMQNAGYKPNHVTFLGILTGCARAGFVQQGYNYFESMRPVYGVEPNPEHYTCMVDLLGRAGLLAEALEMINSMPQNDHSDAWAALLSASSLHSNLAFAKIAAQKLLEKDPYDATAYTVLSRMFSSAGMEDEEMLKVVQLSNLASKRPGYSLIMQDKATEI
- the LOC4344594 gene encoding cytochrome P450 703A2 isoform 2 (isoform 2 is encoded by transcript variant 2); protein product: MEENFFLVSWKKLNCMRRRLPPGPPRWPIFGNLLQLSPLPHKDFARFCTKYGPLVYLRLGTIDAITTDDPEVIREILIRQDEVFASRPRTLAAVHLAYGCGDVALAPLGPNWKRMRRVCMEHLLTTKRLESFAAHRALEAEHLCQFVWAKAQSGKPVNLREVLGAFSMNNVTRMLLGKQYFGLQSAGPGEAMEFMHITHELFWLLGLIYLGDYLPAWRWLDPYGCEKKMREVEKKVDDFHQKIIDEHRKAREAKKSASLDDDNKEDMDFVDVLLSLPGENGKEHMDDVEIKALMQDMIAAATDTSSVTNEWVMAEVIKNPRVLRKIQEELDGVVGRGRMVAESDLGQLTYLRCVVRESFRMHPAGPFLIPHESLKPTTIMGYDIPARTRIFINTHALGRNTRIWDDVDAFRPERHLPASADGGRVEISHLPDFKILPFSAGKRKCPGAPLGVILVLMALARLFHCFDWSPPDGLRPDDIDTQEVYGMTMPKAKPLVAVATPRLPPQMYGRHGKQV
- the LOC4344594 gene encoding cytochrome P450 703A2 isoform 1 (isoform 1 is encoded by transcript variant 1), whose product is MDPFLLSIILCSWIFVVVSWKKLNCMRRRLPPGPPRWPIFGNLLQLSPLPHKDFARFCTKYGPLVYLRLGTIDAITTDDPEVIREILIRQDEVFASRPRTLAAVHLAYGCGDVALAPLGPNWKRMRRVCMEHLLTTKRLESFAAHRALEAEHLCQFVWAKAQSGKPVNLREVLGAFSMNNVTRMLLGKQYFGLQSAGPGEAMEFMHITHELFWLLGLIYLGDYLPAWRWLDPYGCEKKMREVEKKVDDFHQKIIDEHRKAREAKKSASLDDDNKEDMDFVDVLLSLPGENGKEHMDDVEIKALMQDMIAAATDTSSVTNEWVMAEVIKNPRVLRKIQEELDGVVGRGRMVAESDLGQLTYLRCVVRESFRMHPAGPFLIPHESLKPTTIMGYDIPARTRIFINTHALGRNTRIWDDVDAFRPERHLPASADGGRVEISHLPDFKILPFSAGKRKCPGAPLGVILVLMALARLFHCFDWSPPDGLRPDDIDTQEVYGMTMPKAKPLVAVATPRLPPQMYGRHGKQV